A genomic segment from Sphingopyxis sp. DBS4 encodes:
- a CDS encoding YdiU family protein — translation MRKAHRALAIPASALDIEAMDLAFDNSFHDAMEGFYAPAEAAKPAAPKLLAFNDALASRLGIDGADAGDEVVARLFSGQELPDGANPLALAYAGHQFGHFSPQLGDGRALLLGEIVAPDGARFDVQLKGSGPTPFSRNGDGKAAIGPVLREFLVSEAMAAMGVPTTRALAAVATGDRVQRERAHPGAVLTRIASSHIRVGTFQFFAAHFGADHVVQLSDYTIRRHFPDLVEAPNPHLALLDRVIGLQCDLVAHWLGVGFIHGVMNTDNVAISGETIDYGPCAFMDRFAANTVFSSIDANGRYAYGRQPQIMHWNMARFAEALLPAIHSVDAADVEAAKALVAEVPDRFAAVWHGRLRRKLGLTEAQDGDVALFDALFAELERHRVDFTLFFRGLAMMLRGDGSELEAQLPDAEAMVPWIADWWARLARETDAPLNRAETMDAVNPLYIPRNHLVEAALGAAEAGDLTAWFELLEVVRNPYVRRPEWALFEGPAPAEFGPYTTFCGT, via the coding sequence ATGCGGAAGGCCCATCGGGCGCTTGCAATCCCGGCGTCCGCGCTCGACATAGAGGCGATGGATCTCGCGTTCGACAATAGTTTTCATGATGCCATGGAGGGCTTCTATGCCCCCGCGGAAGCCGCGAAGCCTGCGGCGCCGAAGCTGCTCGCCTTCAACGATGCGCTTGCGAGCCGGCTCGGGATTGACGGTGCCGACGCGGGGGACGAGGTGGTCGCGCGTCTCTTTTCGGGTCAGGAACTGCCCGATGGCGCAAACCCTCTGGCGCTCGCTTATGCCGGGCATCAGTTCGGACATTTCTCGCCGCAACTCGGCGACGGCCGCGCGCTGCTGCTTGGCGAAATCGTCGCGCCCGACGGCGCGCGCTTCGACGTGCAGCTCAAGGGATCGGGACCGACGCCCTTTTCGCGCAACGGTGACGGCAAGGCCGCGATCGGGCCGGTGCTGCGCGAATTTCTCGTCTCCGAAGCGATGGCGGCGATGGGCGTGCCGACGACGCGGGCGCTGGCCGCGGTCGCGACCGGCGACCGGGTCCAGCGCGAACGCGCGCATCCCGGCGCTGTGCTGACCCGCATCGCGAGCAGCCACATCCGCGTCGGCACCTTCCAGTTCTTCGCCGCGCATTTCGGCGCTGACCATGTCGTCCAGCTATCGGACTACACTATTCGCCGCCATTTTCCCGACCTTGTCGAGGCGCCCAATCCGCACCTTGCCCTGCTCGACCGGGTGATCGGGCTGCAATGCGACCTCGTCGCGCACTGGCTGGGCGTCGGCTTCATTCACGGCGTCATGAACACCGACAATGTCGCGATTTCGGGCGAGACGATCGACTATGGTCCGTGCGCCTTCATGGACCGCTTTGCCGCCAACACCGTCTTCAGCTCGATCGACGCCAATGGCCGCTATGCCTATGGCCGCCAGCCGCAGATCATGCACTGGAACATGGCGCGTTTCGCCGAGGCGCTGCTTCCCGCGATCCACTCGGTCGACGCCGCCGATGTCGAGGCGGCGAAGGCGCTGGTGGCGGAGGTTCCGGACCGCTTTGCTGCAGTTTGGCATGGGCGATTGCGTAGAAAACTAGGGCTGACCGAAGCGCAGGACGGTGATGTCGCGCTGTTCGACGCGCTCTTTGCCGAACTTGAGCGCCACCGGGTCGACTTCACGCTGTTCTTCCGCGGTCTCGCGATGATGCTGCGCGGCGACGGTTCGGAACTCGAGGCGCAATTGCCCGACGCTGAGGCGATGGTGCCGTGGATCGCCGACTGGTGGGCGCGGCTGGCGCGCGAGACCGATGCACCGCTGAATCGCGCCGAGACGATGGATGCGGTGAATCCGCTCTATATCCCGCGCAACCATCTGGTCGAGGCGGCGCTGGGCGCGGCCGAGGCGGGCGATCTCACCGCCTGGTTCGAATTGCTGGAGGTGGTGCGCAATCCTTACGTCCGGCGCCCTGAATGGGCGCTGTTCGAGGGGCCGGCGCCTGCCGAATTCGGCCCCTATACAACCTTTTGCGGCACCTGA
- the galE gene encoding UDP-glucose 4-epimerase GalE, giving the protein MKVFVTGGAGYIGSHTLVQLLTAGHEVCVFDNYCNSSPVALARVRQLTNRDMRVVEADICDADALTRGVTDFAPDAVIHFAGLKAVGESNDIPLRYYQTNVSGTMNLLGAMDAAGCRRIVFSSSATVYGEAHYLPFDENHPIAPTNPYGRTKAMAEGVIADWARATPDASAVLLRYFNPVGAHESGRIGEDPDGIPNNLMPFIAQVAIGRREKLAIFGDDYDTRDGTGERDYIHVVDLADAHLAALGYSGAAQGCEAINIGTGTGITVRELVAAYERTCGHPIPVEIGPRRPGDVASSYAATKKATNSLGWCAKFGIEDMCASSWRWQSGNPDGFGDAPHSS; this is encoded by the coding sequence ATGAAGGTCTTCGTTACCGGCGGAGCGGGCTATATCGGCAGCCACACGCTCGTCCAGCTTCTGACCGCGGGCCATGAGGTTTGCGTATTCGACAATTATTGCAACAGCTCGCCCGTCGCGCTCGCGCGCGTTCGCCAACTGACCAATCGCGACATGCGCGTGGTCGAGGCCGATATCTGCGATGCCGACGCGCTGACGCGCGGGGTCACGGACTTCGCACCCGATGCCGTGATTCACTTCGCCGGATTGAAAGCGGTGGGGGAATCGAACGATATTCCGCTGCGTTATTATCAGACGAACGTCAGCGGGACGATGAACCTGCTCGGTGCGATGGACGCCGCGGGATGCCGGCGCATCGTCTTTTCTTCTTCCGCCACAGTGTATGGCGAGGCGCATTATCTGCCCTTCGACGAAAACCATCCGATCGCGCCGACCAATCCCTATGGCCGCACCAAGGCGATGGCCGAGGGCGTGATCGCCGACTGGGCGCGCGCGACCCCCGATGCCTCGGCCGTCCTGCTGCGCTATTTCAACCCGGTCGGAGCACATGAATCGGGTCGGATCGGTGAAGATCCGGACGGCATCCCCAACAATCTGATGCCCTTTATCGCGCAGGTGGCGATCGGGCGCCGCGAAAAGCTGGCGATCTTCGGCGACGATTATGACACCCGCGACGGCACTGGTGAGCGCGATTATATCCACGTCGTCGATCTCGCTGACGCGCATCTTGCCGCGCTCGGCTACAGCGGCGCCGCGCAGGGCTGCGAGGCGATCAACATCGGCACCGGCACCGGCATCACGGTCAGGGAACTGGTCGCCGCCTACGAACGGACGTGCGGCCATCCCATCCCCGTCGAAATAGGCCCGCGCCGTCCGGGCGATGTCGCGAGTAGTTATGCGGCGACCAAAAAAGCGACGAATTCGCTGGGTTGGTGCGCCAAATTCGGGATCGAGGACATGTGCGCCAGTTCCTGGCGATGGCAGTCGGGCAACCCCGACGGGTTCGGGGACGCCCCACACAGCTCATGA
- a CDS encoding bifunctional 2-polyprenyl-6-hydroxyphenol methylase/3-demethylubiquinol 3-O-methyltransferase UbiG, giving the protein MSPPQICPLCQEVVSPRPIERGSLRVYGCKTCGLHFGEMRSVAGTRDAGSVETSPHHFSNLLAQSERLSAALSGLIDVRMATFRERLGAPPRHWLEIGPGSGLLSAIVERHGGYWRGCEIEPNMAKNMAERGLDVVQADFAAVDPRELFTPAAAAQGGFDIVFLSQVFEHVRSPDAFLRNAWTALRPGGLIYIDVPNDDGLTAVIRRWNRWSEAYGEIVPPFHMLAYGANTLAFGLRQAGFEGVSTRSASYDDPVFGLAHARIHDGAKLKAVWKLSHILAKGGNLTAIAQKPLSVEAGDRAPC; this is encoded by the coding sequence GTGAGCCCGCCGCAAATTTGTCCGCTTTGTCAGGAAGTTGTGTCGCCTCGGCCGATTGAGCGCGGTAGCCTTCGTGTTTATGGATGCAAGACCTGCGGCCTGCATTTCGGCGAAATGCGGTCTGTTGCGGGCACCCGGGACGCAGGGTCGGTCGAAACCTCGCCGCATCACTTTTCCAACCTGCTGGCCCAGTCAGAGCGGTTGAGCGCCGCGCTGTCCGGCTTGATCGACGTACGAATGGCCACCTTTCGGGAGCGGCTGGGCGCCCCCCCCCGCCATTGGCTCGAGATCGGACCCGGCAGCGGACTGCTCAGCGCGATCGTCGAGCGGCATGGCGGATACTGGCGCGGCTGCGAAATCGAACCGAACATGGCGAAAAACATGGCAGAGCGCGGCCTGGACGTCGTTCAGGCGGATTTCGCGGCAGTCGATCCGCGTGAACTTTTCACGCCGGCCGCCGCGGCGCAGGGCGGCTTCGACATCGTTTTCCTCTCGCAAGTCTTCGAGCACGTCCGCTCGCCCGACGCTTTCCTTCGGAACGCTTGGACGGCGCTTCGTCCTGGGGGGCTTATCTATATCGACGTTCCCAACGACGATGGCCTGACAGCCGTCATTCGCCGGTGGAACCGATGGAGCGAGGCCTATGGGGAGATTGTTCCGCCATTCCACATGCTGGCCTATGGCGCGAACACACTGGCCTTTGGACTCCGTCAGGCGGGTTTCGAGGGCGTTTCGACGCGTTCGGCATCCTATGACGATCCGGTGTTCGGTCTGGCCCACGCCCGGATCCACGACGGTGCCAAGCTGAAAGCCGTCTGGAAGCTGTCACATATCCTGGCCAAGGGCGGAAACCTGACCGCCATAGCTCAAAAACCTCTGTCTGTCGAAGCCGGAGACCGCGCTCCATGTTGA
- a CDS encoding nucleoside-diphosphate sugar epimerase/dehydratase translates to MPNDNRWRSMRSQILFFLADRPRIQRQLSAVAIDGFLCIAAVWIAFSLRLGVWDLFSPAIATFAAVALLVWYPIAWKIGVYRSLIRFSGARTIADLAVACAILALPLFVVCVVFRLPSVPRTLCVLHPIIFLLLLGSSRIAIRFVLLDLLKVVSVDVRRVLVYGAGRAGQQLALSLRHEPQVLLVGFVDDDLRLNGQRLDGVPVFGANRLSEILVDTDVDEVLLAIPSASRARRREIIETLQDEEVYVRSLPNLTSIIEGTVTVSDLREIQIEELLGREAVAPNELLMGKTIVGKTVMVSGAGGSIGSELCRQIVQCRPARLILVEQSEYALYAIEQELGELMRGLGISVPIVPEMANVSERSSMRRVYSHYRPETVFHAAAYKHVPLVEANPISGLRNNIMGTLHSVEAAEEAGVANFILISTDKAVRPTNIMGASKRVCELILQARAAQPGVKTVFSMVRFGNVLGSSGSVVPRFKAQIATGGPVTLTHREITRYFMTIPEASQLVIQASAMAKGGEVFVLDMGQPVRIADLARSMIRLSGLSVRDADNPDGDIEVVETGLRPGEKLYEELLIGDNPEPTNHPRIMRAREGLWPLDELQAALQDLDDHIRRTGDKTAAIQILAQLVPEYAPNSVPWQHETKANKGP, encoded by the coding sequence ATGCCGAACGATAATCGCTGGCGCAGCATGCGCTCGCAAATACTATTCTTTCTGGCTGACCGCCCGCGTATTCAACGCCAACTTTCTGCGGTCGCAATCGACGGCTTTCTTTGCATCGCCGCGGTCTGGATCGCTTTTTCGCTCCGTCTTGGCGTGTGGGATCTGTTTTCGCCGGCCATCGCGACCTTCGCGGCCGTGGCATTGCTAGTCTGGTATCCCATCGCTTGGAAAATCGGCGTCTATCGCTCGTTGATCCGTTTTTCCGGGGCGAGAACGATCGCCGATCTGGCCGTTGCGTGCGCCATTCTGGCTCTCCCACTCTTCGTCGTTTGCGTGGTGTTCCGGCTCCCCTCGGTCCCGCGAACGCTCTGCGTGCTGCACCCGATCATCTTTCTGCTTCTACTCGGGTCGAGCCGCATCGCGATCCGGTTCGTCCTGCTCGACCTTCTCAAGGTCGTATCGGTCGATGTGCGCCGGGTGCTCGTTTACGGCGCCGGCCGCGCAGGACAGCAGCTTGCGCTGTCGCTTCGCCACGAACCTCAGGTGCTGTTGGTCGGGTTCGTGGACGATGATCTGCGGCTCAACGGCCAGCGCCTCGACGGTGTGCCGGTTTTCGGCGCCAATCGCCTATCCGAGATACTTGTGGATACCGACGTCGACGAGGTGTTGCTCGCGATCCCGAGCGCATCGCGCGCCCGGCGGCGCGAGATCATCGAAACGCTGCAGGACGAAGAGGTCTATGTCCGCTCGCTCCCCAACCTGACCAGCATCATCGAAGGCACGGTGACCGTCAGCGATCTTCGCGAGATCCAGATCGAGGAGCTTCTCGGCCGCGAGGCCGTCGCGCCAAATGAGTTGCTGATGGGCAAGACGATCGTCGGCAAGACGGTGATGGTCTCGGGCGCCGGCGGGTCGATCGGCAGTGAACTCTGTCGCCAAATCGTCCAGTGCCGGCCGGCACGCCTGATCCTTGTCGAACAGTCCGAATATGCGCTTTACGCAATCGAGCAGGAACTCGGCGAATTGATGCGCGGGCTCGGCATTTCGGTGCCCATCGTTCCCGAAATGGCGAACGTGTCCGAACGCTCGTCGATGCGCCGCGTATATTCGCACTACCGCCCCGAAACCGTGTTTCACGCCGCCGCCTACAAGCATGTGCCGCTGGTCGAGGCGAACCCGATCTCGGGCCTGCGCAACAATATCATGGGCACGCTCCACAGCGTCGAGGCGGCTGAAGAAGCCGGCGTCGCCAACTTCATCCTGATCAGCACCGACAAAGCAGTGCGTCCGACGAACATCATGGGCGCCTCAAAGCGCGTGTGCGAACTCATCCTTCAGGCACGCGCCGCGCAGCCCGGTGTGAAGACGGTGTTCAGCATGGTCCGCTTCGGCAATGTGCTGGGGTCGAGCGGTTCGGTGGTGCCGCGCTTCAAGGCACAGATTGCCACCGGCGGCCCCGTGACGCTGACCCATCGCGAGATCACACGCTATTTCATGACCATCCCCGAAGCGTCGCAGCTCGTCATCCAGGCGAGCGCGATGGCCAAGGGCGGCGAGGTGTTCGTGCTCGACATGGGCCAGCCGGTGCGCATCGCTGATCTCGCTCGGTCGATGATCCGCTTGTCGGGGCTGAGCGTGCGCGACGCCGACAATCCCGACGGCGACATCGAGGTCGTGGAAACGGGCCTCCGTCCGGGCGAGAAGCTCTATGAGGAACTGCTGATCGGCGACAATCCCGAACCGACCAACCATCCGCGGATCATGCGGGCGAGGGAAGGACTCTGGCCATTGGATGAACTCCAAGCAGCCCTGCAGGATCTCGACGACCATATCCGCAGGACTGGCGACAAGACCGCTGCAATACAGATTCTCGCCCAATTGGTGCCCGAATATGCCCCCAATTCCGTCCCTTGGCAACATGAGACGAAGGCAAACAAGGGGCCGTGA
- a CDS encoding HAD family hydrolase, translating to MLIEFVGNVITQPFGRIARQIPRTDVEVQHHGVDQIMQVLLGNSRPDVLVAHVTLDYFIVEGWDRDAAMRRMEEYCQAACKFASAGHSILIINTLAGPTRRIVGAKHIARQRLVSALNEMLFRCADECSWVSIADTAGVLARCGHDVSISAINDAVMRLPYTNQVMPALMDEYARAIGERFTARKKVLLLDADNTLWGGVIGEDGVEGIQVGDQYPGILYRRFQSELLELRATGLLLCLVTKNNEPDVREAFERADMPLKWDHFAAIRANWEPKSVNIEAIAAQLNVGVDSMLFVDDNPVELAEVAARFPMLASRQFSVREAADALQWIEALPDIGIWSPSAEDMAKSDQYRQEARRQEQQAAAASIEDYIASLDMVIEAGLNRTEQVKRIAQLTNKTNQFNLTTRRYSESEIMVAMKEGQVFDFRVRDRFGDMGIIAVVIVRNGEIETFLMSCRALGRRIEDDIIKHVISHTSEKPIKASYIRTAKNPMVADFYDRMGFTRIGDGEDVRLYAYDTPSDLELTNQLTEVF from the coding sequence ATGTTGATCGAATTCGTCGGCAATGTGATTACCCAGCCCTTCGGGCGGATCGCCCGGCAAATCCCCCGAACCGATGTCGAAGTGCAGCATCACGGTGTGGACCAGATCATGCAGGTGCTGCTTGGCAACAGCAGGCCCGACGTTCTCGTCGCGCATGTCACGCTCGACTATTTCATAGTCGAAGGCTGGGACCGCGACGCGGCGATGCGTCGCATGGAGGAATATTGCCAGGCCGCGTGCAAATTCGCCTCGGCCGGCCACAGCATCCTTATCATCAATACGCTGGCAGGTCCGACGCGCCGGATCGTTGGCGCGAAGCATATCGCCCGCCAGCGCCTCGTCTCCGCACTGAACGAAATGCTGTTCCGCTGCGCGGACGAATGCTCCTGGGTCAGCATCGCCGACACCGCCGGAGTCTTGGCACGTTGCGGGCACGACGTCAGTATCAGTGCGATCAACGACGCCGTGATGCGCCTCCCCTACACCAACCAAGTCATGCCGGCGCTGATGGACGAATATGCCAGAGCCATCGGCGAACGCTTTACTGCCCGAAAGAAGGTGCTGCTGCTCGACGCCGACAACACATTGTGGGGCGGCGTGATCGGCGAAGACGGGGTGGAAGGCATTCAGGTCGGCGATCAATATCCCGGCATCTTGTATCGGCGCTTTCAGTCCGAATTGCTTGAATTGCGCGCAACCGGCCTCTTGCTATGCCTCGTCACCAAGAATAACGAGCCCGATGTCCGCGAAGCCTTCGAGCGGGCCGACATGCCTCTGAAATGGGACCATTTCGCCGCGATCAGGGCGAATTGGGAACCGAAGAGCGTAAATATCGAAGCGATCGCCGCGCAGTTGAACGTGGGGGTAGATTCGATGCTGTTCGTCGACGACAATCCGGTCGAACTGGCCGAAGTCGCCGCACGTTTCCCGATGCTGGCATCGCGCCAGTTCAGTGTTCGGGAAGCAGCCGACGCACTGCAGTGGATCGAGGCGCTCCCGGATATCGGCATCTGGTCGCCATCAGCCGAAGATATGGCAAAGTCCGATCAATATCGTCAGGAGGCTCGCCGTCAGGAACAACAGGCGGCGGCGGCCTCAATCGAGGACTATATCGCATCGCTCGACATGGTGATCGAGGCGGGGCTGAATCGGACCGAGCAGGTGAAGCGCATCGCGCAACTGACGAACAAGACCAACCAGTTCAATCTGACGACGCGGCGCTATTCCGAAAGCGAGATCATGGTCGCGATGAAGGAGGGGCAGGTCTTCGACTTTCGCGTGCGCGATCGTTTCGGCGACATGGGAATCATCGCGGTGGTCATTGTCCGCAACGGCGAAATCGAGACCTTCTTGATGAGTTGTCGAGCGCTCGGCCGACGGATAGAGGATGATATTATCAAACATGTGATCTCGCACACGTCCGAAAAACCGATTAAGGCCTCCTATATCCGGACAGCCAAGAATCCGATGGTCGCCGATTTTTACGATCGCATGGGTTTTACCCGCATCGGCGACGGAGAGGACGTCAGGCTCTATGCATATGACACGCCAAGCGACCTTGAATTGACCAATCAGCTTACCGAGGTTTTTTAA
- a CDS encoding ketoacyl-ACP synthase III yields the protein MQNSSERAELRFANASIRGIVTTVGDRTVEFAQEAPAMGLTEADVARLKRAIGLDRRQIVSGDKTTSDLCEHSARHLLSGCGIEASDCQAIIFVSQTPDYTAPATAISLQARLGLPITSMAFDVRLGCSGFVYGLSMAFSLVESGLNRVLLCVGDVASKFVDPTDHSIAPIMGDAGAAILVERRPSKSYFQFYSDGTGARALIIPNSGVRKTPEDEGMPELMHMDGAAVFNFTLQRVPSMIADILAYGGRDAADIDYFVLHQPNKYILKNIQKRMKVDDAKLPSDTQSVYGNQNSASIPGTISGFLSDRFSTSRLTSVFSGFGIGLSWAAAIVETDAIFAPATFIGTGK from the coding sequence TTGCAGAATAGTTCAGAGAGAGCCGAACTGCGGTTCGCCAATGCGTCGATCCGCGGAATCGTTACCACGGTCGGCGATCGGACGGTTGAATTCGCACAGGAAGCGCCCGCGATGGGCCTAACCGAGGCGGACGTCGCCAGGCTCAAGCGCGCCATCGGCCTCGATCGACGCCAGATCGTATCGGGCGATAAAACCACGTCCGACCTCTGCGAGCATTCGGCGCGGCACCTGCTTTCGGGATGCGGCATCGAGGCATCGGATTGCCAAGCGATCATCTTCGTCTCGCAGACGCCCGATTATACGGCGCCTGCGACGGCGATTTCTCTGCAAGCGCGGCTCGGGCTGCCCATCACGTCCATGGCTTTCGACGTCCGTCTGGGTTGCAGCGGATTCGTCTATGGCTTGTCGATGGCTTTCAGCCTGGTGGAATCGGGTTTGAATCGCGTCCTACTTTGCGTGGGCGATGTGGCGTCCAAATTTGTCGATCCGACCGATCATTCCATCGCGCCAATCATGGGCGATGCAGGCGCGGCGATTCTGGTCGAACGCCGGCCGTCCAAAAGCTACTTCCAATTCTACTCCGACGGTACGGGCGCCCGCGCCCTGATCATCCCCAACAGCGGGGTTCGCAAAACGCCGGAAGACGAAGGCATGCCGGAGCTCATGCACATGGATGGCGCCGCGGTCTTCAATTTTACGCTCCAGCGCGTGCCTTCGATGATCGCCGACATCCTCGCCTACGGCGGACGCGATGCGGCCGACATCGACTATTTTGTCCTGCATCAGCCCAACAAATATATTCTGAAGAACATCCAGAAGCGGATGAAGGTCGACGACGCAAAATTGCCGTCTGATACGCAGTCGGTCTATGGAAACCAGAACAGCGCCTCGATTCCGGGCACGATCTCCGGCTTCCTTTCCGATCGGTTTTCGACGTCTCGTCTAACCTCGGTTTTCTCGGGGTTCGGCATCGGTCTCAGCTGGGCAGCCGCGATCGTGGAAACCGACGCGATTTTCGCCCCCGCCACATTCATCGGAACAGGGAAATAA